TGTAACTTAGGGAGGGCAACACCATATTCAGCAATTGGCCGAGCAAGGAGAACGTGTTGCCGCGGCTAACGTCTGCAGTCGTAGGCGGCTGCTTGTTGATTATTAAATACAAGACTGCAACCCATTTTTCCTGCGCTATCTGGTCAATGCCTGTTCGTAGAATTATGCGCTGAAAACATTCCACGCCGTTCCGAGACACGTCCACGTCAACGGACCGACAAACCGAGTAGACGGCAACAGCAATATTCTGCCAAAGATCCTTGTCAGGTACGGAAGCAAGCGGGTCAAACTCGGAGACTGAATCTTTACTACCGCATTCGGCGCTTGTCTTTTTGACAGCTGCGTCTAACAAAAGATCGACCTTGTGTCGATATACTTTTTCCAAACATAACATGGCTGGGACTTGCAAAGTCAAGTCACGCTGATAAAATCCTAACACAAATCGCGTCAAGATCCTTGCCAGAGCACTAGATGCCTCTTTTGACAGAGAAGGACGCTCTTCTCTGCCCTTTGCCGCTCGTTCTGTCTCAACTGGTATCGCATGCTCTACGGTTGATGCTATTCcgtcgaaaacgaaaacTCTCGACACACTATGGTTTGCGAGCATGTCAAGCGTATCCCCCATAAAGGCCCAATCGTTGGGtgtttcgaagaaatggtaGCTGGCACGCAAAATGATTGCTAAACCACAAGCCATTCGATCAGCAATTTGCCGCACAAAGGTTCTTGGCAAAGTCATCGTAAGCAAATGCAGTGAAGCGCGCAAATGCGGACGGAGCTGTTGTGTTGAAACAAATTGTAAGATAGTGAACCAGACTAGTAAGTAGTTGTTGGAAAGCACATACCTCGTCAAAGTCATACAAATGAATGCTTGAGCGTAAAACAGTAACAACAATACGCTCAATAAAAAAAGGTGAAGGAACATTCGTGTCCGAAACTAGCTCGAACACCTTCTCAAACGTTTTTAGAAACATCATGAACAAAGATGGGGCTTGACGCCTGTTGGAAAGTAGCATGCGGGCGGCCAATTCCAGACCAAAGACTGCGTGCTGTTCTTGTATCGGATTCGAGTCGAATGGGTATTTTTCAACAAATTGTAGCAATGAGGCAATGATTGTCTCCGCATTGGGAAGCATAGCCGACCCCATCTGAACAACTTTTTCAATATCGGCCGCTTCGGCTATAGCCATGAGAACTTTGGCGTGCAATGACGCATCGAATTTGTCAGGTACAGTGCTTAGGTGATCATCAAGCGAGTCGTCATCAGATGCtttgctgctcttcttgAAGAAAGCTCGGAACCATCCCTTCCTGTTCTCGGACACGTCCGGGTCGGCTTTTACCCTATAGTAGCTTTCTAAACTCCGTTTTGACTTCTTTGCGAACGGTGACAGAGGCAGAACATTACCACTGCTATCTGCAAAGTCATCCAGATCAGAGAGACCCACTGGTAGAGCTTTGGCATCGCGAAGCGCGCAGATGCACTCGACAAACAATGGCCAGGCTCCAACCACTCTCCGTGCATTCTTTCGGACCATTACAAATCCACTATCAAACGCCAGCAGACCACGATGTACGGCTGCACCAGTAATATCATCATAGGAATGTGATGAGCTTGAGCACAGTAACCCTTCAGGAATTGGTTGCTCTGTTTCAGGCACatttgtttcgtcgtcgtccataGTCTCGTTGGAAACAGCTGTCTTGGAATTGGAGACAACTGATGTGTCCCCGTCCATATGGATGCAGTCCATGGTTATGCATTCGGTTACATAATCGCGCCCTTTCGCAAGAAGAAATTCGAGAATTTCATTGAATACCGAGTTCATGTCAAAATGAGCTGCTAGTTTTGCAGTTTGTTGCAATCCACGCAACGCTTTAACCACCATCGCGTCGTCCCACGATCGCTCGAAAATACCAGGGAAGGAACGCAGGACTGCAATTGCGAGAACTTCAAACATTTCCTTATCGTGTAGTCCAGAGCGCGAGGCTTGGCGCCGGGTTCGGCCTGCGGGTGTAAAGAAAGGCGATGCGACTTCCTTGCTTTTGGCCAGGATACTCTCCCAAGCAGCTCTAGTATCTTCGTGCTCATGCCTTGATACAAGATCCCCCACTTCCCTTCGTACTTGAATCTGATTCTCTTTTATTTGAATATATAGATCCTTCAAAAATTCGGCTGGCAAATCCTTACCACCATTGATCCCACGATTATTTCGAACGAACTGATCAGATGTCATTCGTTTGTCCTCCTTGATTGTCGGGTTGTGTAAATCTGTGTTCAGCATTATTGTCGAGAAAGCGAGGACGTAGACAGCGTCAGCGTTGGCAAAAATTGACGCTCCTTGCTGATGGTAGAgttctttggaaaaggcttccATAAATCTGTCGATGCACTGAGCTTCGCCGGGCAACCGaaatttggacaagaatTTACGCAAGGCCAGGGCAAAAGGTAGATCCGCAAAGTCGTAGAGGCTAGCAAAAGAGGCTCGGACTTCAGCATGGAAAGGATACTCCTTGTCCGGTCCTTTGCTTAAAAATATACCGACTTGTGATTTGTCCAAGCCTGGCGCCGTGTGCAAGAGTTCTGCTACTCCATGCACACTAATATTACTATCCAACACACCTTGTTCGACAGCCAGCATCCGCCATTTGTCTCCCATGGGATCTTGATTAAACATGGTTGCCACCCGTGTCAACGCATGTTTGCGTTTTTTTCGATCGTGCAACATACTTTCGGTTAGATGGTTGGAATAATCAAGCTCGTCTTCGCTCATGATATCGTCAGAGCTCAGTGTTCGGAACGAATGGAGACTGCCATGACTGCCATTGACGCGGTCCAGAGATGATGACCTGAGCTGCTGTGTTTCGGTTGATAGGGGTACAACGTCACAACGCCTGACAATGGAATCCAAAATTGCCAACAACCCGTCCATGGCGAGGCGATTCAGTAAGTTCAAAGGCGGCGCAGCGAGAGAAATGGACAAGTGAGTTACCGCAGGTgccgttgttgctgttgcaaaACGCGACCTGGAAGCCTCCGAGTTGGTAGACGCATCCAACGCAATCACATCAGTTTGTCCCACGCGCCGTTTGTGGTTACCATCGTATCCTACAGGTTGGGCGGTTTTGCCCAAGGCCGTTACGAGCGATTCGTATAAGTTACTGCAGGCAACGTCACAATCATAATTGAGGTACAAATCCTGCATCAACGCTGGTTCTTGACAGAATTCGAGTAAACTCTCGAGGGCGATTTCACGCTCTTCATCCAACGTGGTATCCAGCAAGCGCAGATGTACTGACGTAAGAAAGACTTCGAGTGGGACTTTCAAATGATTCCGAATCGATTGAAAGAGATTAAAGATAACACGAAGCGTCAGACTTAAAATTTGCGTATCGTGCGAAGTACTCCACTGCAAGAGGTACTTGCAGACTTGATTCTGTAAAAGGATAATTTCATCCGGCATCAAATCGTCCCGACATGTTTCCAAAGCGATATTGACGGCTGTCAATGACGATACAGTCACACGTTCATCGTGCGTTGCCGGATTGAGCAAATTGGCGAGCTGTTGCCAAATCTCGAGACGAGCGGTCGTTTGTCTGGTGCCTTGGTTGTCAGTAACAGCTGCGGTGCTACTGCTGGTGGTGGCAAACACTTGTAGGACGATTTGTGCCAAGGCGTCGGAGGCTGCGGACTGTAGTAAGGGACTGGCTCGACTGGCCCGGTGCGACACGTGTAAGGTGGTATCGAGTAAGCCCACAATGTGTCCACTGGAGAGTAATTGGCGGTCGAAATCTACCCCACAGCGGACCACCAGGGCGGCCAGTTCGAGTAATTTAAGAACGACCTTTTCGTCTTGTGCGGCCTGGCGCTGCTTGGCTGCGGCGTTGGCCGCACTCCCGGCGCCCCGTGGCTGCGCCAGCCCTCCAGCCGTGTGCATCGACGACAACCCCCTTCGGTGCTTGTATTCGTCCGCCGCGGTGGTTTCTTCAAAGGTGCATTGGAGCAAGGCTTGTGCAATCATCGTCATACCCCGGGTGGCTTCCGCTGTGGGGGAAACATCCGTAAAGTCTGTACGGGGCAGAGGCAATAGGAATCCGTAGAGGAGGAACTTATGAATCGCGTTCAAGGCGGCCCCCGTGACGGGAGCGGAGATTTCTCGGGCCTGTATGGCGTGCAAAAAGGGCGGCAGATAGGTCGCACACGAAGGCAGTCCCCCACTCGGTGGCAGATCGTGGGTGGTCTCGATTGTACCGTCACGAGTGGTGTCTTTCCACACACTCAATGCCTCGTGCAAATGTTGCAATTCGTCCACGACGACGTGTCGggtttcttcctcctccCGTAGGAATCGATCGTGGGATAAATAGCGGTGATCGGCGCGTAGAACGGTAAGGACGTTATGGATTTCGCCCTTGATGACCCGGACCGCCACGTGCGGCGGGACGAGTAGAGTCTGCGTCGTTCCCGCCGACGCGGGGGAACCCGTGTGGGGGGTTCGTGTAGTCCCCGTTCCGGCCGTGGGAAGGGCATCGGTCTGGGTCGCCGCACAATGGGCCGTCGGCGGGACGGACTCGGGAACGTGGGGCACGGCTGGACTCGCCAAGGCGGACTCCATGGATACCGCACAATCGACCGAAACTCGTTTCGATGAGACTGGCGAATGGTCCTCGTCGTgttcctcctcgtcctcgttgtTGGTGTCTGTCGcgctactactactactactgctggcggaggaggaggattcGGAAGATTCGTGAACGTCCGGCTCTGTCGGCGACGAATTCCCTCGACGCGATGTTGTCGTCTTCGGTATCGATTTGCGGGACAACCGACGTACGTCCGACACGTCGACGTCTTTACGGCaatcgttgactgtgagtactcCACCAACGATGGGGATCGAACCGGAAATGGAACCGAGACCCGCCGTATCTTTGTAGTGACCCTCGTGGGGCAACAGTCCACCACTCGCAGTGCTagacgacgacgttgccgCACTACCGTGCACCGCAACAACCGACTGATTCTTTGTACCAGTAGCAGTACTGCTACTCGTCGCAATCATGCTCTACGAAACCGTAGCGTAGTACTACCAGCGACCGTAATAGCGATCGCGCTGCTTCAAAGGGGAAGCAACGGAACGCAACCGGAGCTACACGGAACACACACCCAACTGTGTTCGGGCCACACGGGACCTGGATCtattttcactgtcaatcgcTCGATACGGCAGGCGGTAGGCAATTGTTGTCTCGTCTCGTGTGTGTAGCTATATAACGGTAAATCTCATTGTGGGGGCCTGCTTCGACGACTTCCACGGCCCTCCTCCAACAGGCCCAATCCATTCAAAGACTGGTCATTTACGATATTTGCCCAAAGATACTAGACGACGAGAATGACCAATGGTTGGGAATTGTCATCCAAGTCGTATGGGACACAAACAAAGCGGTCACTCGTGTCTCTCTCTCCTGGGGTGGACAACAAAACTGCAGGGCCAAGTTCGCCGAAATGGCCCCCTAATTTCACAAAGGGGAGGGCTTTCTCGTTGAGGTGCCCTCCCGCAGTCTACCTATCTCATCTTATCTTACCGACCTACCTATTAATTATCTTTCTCTATCGACCAAGCAAGTTCTACGGTTCACTGTTCACTTTTCTCAATCTACAAACGGTATAGCTTTAAAGAAATCCAGTTCTACAATCTTCAGAAGTTACGAGGTCAAGAGGCCTACCAATGAATGTTCACCACACGATGGTGCACGACGATTTACAGTTTTACCGTTCACCCGAAACCAATTTACAGTTCTATATATGTATAACCGTGTAAGCACCAAAGGACGAACAATGCCATCCACGCCAAACCCTTTCCTCACTCATCCGGTGATTGCATGGCATTGGCTCTAAACTCGACGAGAAGTGCCTTGTCCAAAGAACAGTGAACCCGTGAGCTATGATTAAAGTCCGAGCCTCGGTAGTTCATTTGGGACCTTGACCAACAGCGTAATGACATTGGCTGTGGAGTTTTCCAGCAGTCGCTCCTTTCACATTACTTCCTACAGTTATCACCAGATAAGTCTTTGACCAAAGAACACTAACAGTCAATGGCATAGGTGAGATTGGATTtactgaaaaagaaaagagcACACCCTTCTGTATAAGGCGGAAAGACGCGGGATCATGTTTCAATAAACCCATAAGAAATCCCACTGGTAATTTTTAGAGGAATTGGAGAGCAGAAATCGGGAGGCCGCAGAGAGCAGCAGCCTCGAAGGCGATTGCTCAAGCTACAAGGCATAATCCCGGATGAAGAGTAAGTAGGATCTATTTTCTAGAACTTTGTTGTATGTATGCTGAGTACCACCCCCCAAGCTGGTCAACTTTAGAATGGGCTCCCCAGTTCAGGTACCCTTGCCAGGCTTCTTGGAAATATTGAGCcgctttcttttcctttccacgCGCTAAACAGTATAGTGCGGCGCGCTCGTTCGCCAAGGCCGCATGGTTGAAAAATCCAGCCTGTCCGGCTCCAGAAATGGCCTCGTCGTAGGATTTTAGAACTTCATTGCTCTGTTTTGATACAAGTTTGTACTTTTCTGCCCTGAGGAACATGAACATATGCTCGCATTTGCTGTCCCCTTTGACGACCAACCGACGCATCATGCGTAAAATCTTTTGGCCACTTCGTTGAAACTCAATGCCACACCCAGACTGTGCTAAGAAGAAATCGGAGAGCCCCACAAAAAGCCAGCACACGACAACTTGCAAAGTTCTTGACAATTGTACCTTTACAGCTCGGTGCGCATCTAGTTGAGAAGCTCGTATTGAACTGAGATCTTGCATGTAATAAGCATATATTATGCGGTATAGACAAATGGTATTGACTTGAATAGCGGCTCCTGCATTCTGACATCTGACCATCCATACGGTATCGTCATATAAATCAGTCGGATTGGTCTCCGCTGTTGATGTCTGAATGAAATACATCAGTGAGGAGAGTCCTACTTCGTGCACGGTCTGAAAGAAAAGGGTGAGAAAACAGTCGGATGCCCATGCAGAGCTAGAATTTGAAATGCCGTACCTGCTTATATTCGCTTAGCATGGTCAGGAAAGTTGGAAGATCTTTCATTAGGGGTGGTATAGGAAGTCCACTCCAAAAATAGAGGCCACAATAAGAAAGAACTGAGGTACACGCGCACACAACCTCGCCACACTCCATTGCGAGCCGATATCCATACAGAGCTTGACCAACTGCTTCCGAGACGGTGCCTTGCAAAGGCGTCAAGATCCAACTTCCAACGGCAAGAGATTGCGCTCTTCCAGATTTGCCCGCCTTTTCACCTAAAGACAGCGCAACGGACATGTATCGGCTAGCTTCGTTGAAGTGTCGACTTGTTTGGGATAGAATATTCCCAAAGACCACAAATGCTTTTGGAGATTCCCGAGCAACACCGTACTTTGTGCTCAGTCTGACGATTCTCAACGATGCCACAAAGTAGCTGAAATAGTTTCCCATGGCAAAGAAGGTGAGGGATAGTAATTTTAGAAACCGAACCGTAGCACATGCTCTTTCGTCAGCCATTTTTGGTAGGCCTGACAAATCCTTTAATGTTTTCCGGGTCAAGATACGTTTTGTCTTGACAATTTCCCAAATTAAAAGCGCTTTGCTAACTCTGTTGGGAAAAGGTTCATTCAAGCTTCTGAGGACGTCAAACCCTATGTTGAATGCTTCCTCTACATTCCCTTCAACTCGAGAAGACTCCATGACAGCTTCGAAAGCaccaagcttttcaaaaatggacGAACTGCGGGACACCACATCGTTGGCGACTCTCTTACAAGCTTCATGCTCACCGAGGCAACTGTACATTCGACATAAATGCGTGCTCAACTCCCAGGTCACAGCAAAGTCTGTTTGCCATCCTCCAACTCGTCctatcttttccaaaccagCTGACGCATACTGGGCAGCCGAGAAGAACGCTAACTTTAGCATTGATTTTTCTGCTGCCCTTCCATTGAGACGAGCAAGTTCAATCAACTTGCGCTCCTCATGCAGCTGAGAAGAACCTAGATTCAGATGATCCACTGCTGTCCATAGAATAGTATCGTCCTCGGAGCTAGAGGAAAACCTCACCTTTCGAAGCGTGTGTTCGCCTATTAGCAAATGTATTCGTTCTCTCTTACACGAACTATTCCTGAAAAGGTCATAGGCCGCATCGCGGATAGAATGATGAGTGAATTCGTACCAAGGGATACCGCATCGTTTAGTGACCAGGCCGTTAACGATAGCTTCGTTCAATGTCTCCTTGAGTTCACTTTCAGACAAATGCTCTGAGTCGTCCAAACGTCCCGAGCCCCAATTTAAAGGCATGACGTCCGGTTGCAGAGAAGCGTTTCGTGTTGATCCATATGTCGGGACAAGAGGAGCCACCCAATCCATGCAAAACCTCAGTCCAAAGCAGGCTCCCAAAAACAAAGCATCTTGAGCTGGCTTTGCCAATCGGCTCAGGCGGCCCTTAATCACTGACAAAATTCCAGCTTTTACACCGTTGTCAGCTTCAATTTCTAATTCCTTAAGCAAGCCTCCCTCGTCTATTGCCTTTACACAAAGAACGGTCAAGAAAGGGTTGCCCATAGTCTTTTTGAAGAGAATATCCAATTCTTCGGCTGCAATGTagcttttcgctttcttcaagGTTTGCTTTGTCATCTCGATCCAATCATTCTTGGAAAGGTTGCGAATACGAATTTTGGTAGCATTTACGAGATCTCTATTGACCTGAGCTCGTCGAAAAAGTCCTGGTTCATCAGATGTGATAGCTAACAGAAACCCGCTTACAGGCTCGCCTTCGGATAAGAGCGCCTCTATCAGAAGCAAACTCAATTGGTCTGCCCATTGCACGTCGTCAAGCAACAAAACTATTCGGGAGGAGATGGGGTGACAAATTGCTCTGAGGAATCGTTGAAAGAGGAGTTTTATGCGGGTAAACCCAAATTCGTTTCGCCTGAATGATGCTCGGATGTCATTCCAATCTCCATTTCCCTCAGTGTCGTCATCCGATTCAAGAAAGCCGTCAACGAGCGCCTTGAAGTTGGGAATTAAATGTGAAAGTTGATTGACGTCTGATTCTAGTTCCTCGCAAAGCGCCTTCCGTATTTTCGATCGTCTTTCGGAAGCAAGACACTGTACACACAAATCGCTGAAAGCGTCCACAATGGCTGGCCAGGGCTCGCCGACGGGACTGAGTCGAACTTTCCGTATATGAAGAAGCCGCCCTCTTGCCTTATCCGTTCCTCGAAGACGTGCTGTAACAAAGCAGTTTTGCCCAAACCTGATGGACCATGTACGAGAATTACGTGAGACTTCTCGCTTCCTCGCATTGCTGTGGCCAAATCCATGCACTGATCGTTAGCGACGGAGATTGCGGCTTTTTCCTTCACGCGGCCGTACAGATCCCGTTCTGGTTCTTCCACGGTGAGAATCGTTGGAATCGCCATCGTGAGAATACGGCTAGACAATGGTGACGAGGAGAGTATCGGAAGGCGTGTCGGAATTGGTAAAATGGTGTGCA
The sequence above is drawn from the Phaeodactylum tricornutum CCAP 1055/1 chromosome 32, whole genome shotgun sequence genome and encodes:
- a CDS encoding predicted protein, encoding MAIPTILTVEEPERDLYGRVKEKAAISVANDQCMDLATAMRGSEKSHVILVHARLRGTDKARGRLLHIRKVRLSPVGEPWPAIVDAFSDLCVQCLASERRSKIRKALCEELESDVNQLSHLIPNFKALVDGFLESDDDTEGNGDWNDIRASFRRNEFGFTRIKLLFQRFLRAICHPISSRIVLLLDDVQWADQLSLLLIEALLSEGEPVSGFLLAITSDEPGLFRRAQVNRDLVNATKIRIRNLSKNDWIEMTKQTLKKAKSYIAAEELDILFKKTMGNPFLTVLCVKAIDEGGLLKELEIEADNGVKAGILSVIKGRLSRLAKPAQDALFLGACFGLRFCMDWVAPLVPTYGSTRNASLQPDVMPLNWGSGRLDDSEHLSESELKETLNEAIVNGLVTKRCGIPWYEFTHHSIRDAAYDLFRNSSCEHTLRKVRFSSSSEDDTILWTAVDHLNLGSSQLHEERKLIELARLNGRAAEKSMLKLAFFSAAQYASAGLEKIGRVGGWQTDFAVTWELSTHLCRMYSCLGEHEACKRVANDVVSRSSSIFEKLGAFEAVMESSRVEGNVEEAFNIGFDVLRSLNEPFPNRVSKALLIWEIVKTKRILTRKTLKDLSGLPKMADERACATVRFLKLLSLTFFAMGNYFSYFVASLRIVRLSTKYGVARESPKAFVVFGNILSQTSRHFNEASRYMSVALSLGEKAGKSGRAQSLAVGSWILTPLQGTVSEAVGQALYGYRLAMECGEVVCACTSVLSYCGLYFWSGLPIPPLMKDLPTFLTMLSEYKQTVHEVGLSSLMYFIQTSTAETNPTDLYDDTVWMVRCQNAGAAIQVNTICLYRIIYAYYMQDLSSIRASQLDAHRAVKVQLSRTLQVVVCWLFVGLSDFFLAQSGCGIEFQRSGQKILRMMRRLVVKGDSKCEHMFMFLRAEKYKLVSKQSNEVLKSYDEAISGAGQAGFFNHAALANERAALYCLARGKEKKAAQYFQEAWQGYLNWGAHSKVDQLGGWYSAYIQQSSRK
- the Sec7C gene encoding predicted protein (Sec7-domain expressed protein with distant similarity to plant pattern formation protein and mammalian GDP/GTP exchange factors) — protein: MIATSSSTATGTKNQSVVAVHGSAATSSSSTASGGLLPHEGHYKDTAGLGSISGSIPIVGGVLTVNDCRKDVDVSDVRRLSRKSIPKTTTSRRGNSSPTEPDVHESSESSSSASSSSSSSATDTNNEDEEEHDEDHSPVSSKRVSVDCAVSMESALASPAVPHVPESVPPTAHCAATQTDALPTAGTGTTRTPHTGSPASAGTTQTLLVPPHVAVRVIKGEIHNVLTVLRADHRYLSHDRFLREEEETRHVVVDELQHLHEALSVWKDTTRDGTIETTHDLPPSGGLPSCATYLPPFLHAIQAREISAPVTGAALNAIHKFLLYGFLLPLPRTDFTDVSPTAEATRGMTMIAQALLQCTFEETTAADEYKHRRGLSSMHTAGGLAQPRGAGSAANAAAKQRQAAQDEKVVLKLLELAALVVRCGVDFDRQLLSSGHIVGLLDTTLHVSHRASRASPLLQSAASDALAQIVLQVFATTSSSTAAVTDNQGTRQTTARLEIWQQLANLLNPATHDERVTVSSLTAVNIALETCRDDLMPDEIILLQNQVCKYLLQWSTSHDTQILSLTLRVIFNLFQSIRNHLKVPLEVFLTSVHLRLLDTTLDEEREIALESLLEFCQEPALMQDLYLNYDCDVACSNLYESLVTALGKTAQPVGYDGNHKRRVGQTDVIALDASTNSEASRSRFATATTAPAVTHLSISLAAPPLNLLNRLAMDGLLAILDSIVRRCDVVPLSTETQQLRSSSLDRVNGSHGSLHSFRTLSSDDIMSEDELDYSNHLTESMLHDRKKRKHALTRVATMFNQDPMGDKWRMLAVEQGVLDSNISVHGVAELLHTAPGLDKSQVGIFLSKGPDKEYPFHAEVRASFASLYDFADLPFALALRKFLSKFRLPGEAQCIDRFMEAFSKELYHQQGASIFANADAVYVLAFSTIMLNTDLHNPTIKEDKRMTSDQFVRNNRGINGGKDLPAEFLKDLYIQIKENQIQVRREVGDLVSRHEHEDTRAAWESILAKSKEVASPFFTPAGRTRRQASRSGLHDKEMFEVLAIAVLRSFPGIFERSWDDAMVVKALRGLQQTAKLAAHFDMNSVFNEILEFLLAKGRDYVTECITMDCIHMDGDTSVVSNSKTAVSNETMDDDETNVPETEQPIPEGLLCSSSSHSYDDITGAAVHRGLLAFDSGFVMVRKNARRVVGAWPLFVECICALRDAKALPVGLSDLDDFADSSGNVLPLSPFAKKSKRSLESYYRVKADPDVSENRKGWFRAFFKKSSKASDDDSLDDHLSTVPDKFDASLHAKVLMAIAEAADIEKVVQMGSAMLPNAETIIASLLQFVEKYPFDSNPIQEQHAVFGLELAARMLLSNRRQAPSLFMMFLKTFEKVFELVSDTNVPSPFFIERIVVTVLRSSIHLYDFDELRPHLRASLHLLTMTLPRTFVRQIADRMACGLAIILRASYHFFETPNDWAFMGDTLDMLANHSVSRVFVFDGIASTVEHAIPVETERAAKGREERPSLSKEASSALARILTRFVLGFYQRDLTLQVPAMLCLEKVYRHKVDLLLDAAVKKTSAECGSKDSVSEFDPLASVPDKDLWQNIAVAVYSVCRSVDVDVSRNGVECFQRIILRTGIDQIAQEKWVAVLYLIINKQPPTTADVSRGNTFSLLGQLLNMVLPSLSYSKDNRDDLVDLIHATASLAQDNLQQGRRGSVSPLFQKTLQTVTYLSNNMVTEEWTGEPEFSAWASETLLHELEKVGAAGASLKNQEAIKRPAATPPAAAKTTPTVLRSNTGEHAQETETHIKREKEVETEIEKSVIHASEELAEPIEDETEEHYASDFEEDDTETSEQYL